The Candidatus Latescibacterota bacterium genomic interval ACCCGCCATCCTGTTCCTACGAGACGATAGTGATAGATAACGACAGTTCGGACGATACGGTAGAGGTCGTATCGAATGGATTTCCCGATTGCCGCGTCATTACTAATGAAGACAACAGGGGATATTCCAGGGGAGTCAACCAGGGGATAGATATTTCAGGCGGAGAGTTCGCTCTGATCCTCAATCCTGATATAGAAGTATTGGAAGGTTCACTGGACAGGCTGATCGAATTCATGCGTAACCATCCCGAAGCTGGAATGGCCGGGGCAAAACTTCTTTATCCGGACGGGACACTTCAGTATTCCTGCAGATCGTTTTATACGATCAGCACTCTTTTTCTGAGAAGGACTTTTCTTGGAAAGGTATTTCCCCGCGCCCGAGCCTTGAAAGACCATCTTCTGCTCGACTATGACCACGAAAAAGAGAGGGAGGTGGACTGGCTTATCGGGGCCTGCTTGATCGTCAGAAGTAATGCTCTGGAAAAAGTGGGCAAGATGGACGAGCGATTTTTCCTCTACTTCGAGGATACGGACTGGTGCTTCAGGATGCATCAGCATGACTGGCAGGTCTGGTATGTCCCATCCTCTGTTATGACACATAGCTATGAACGATCGAGCGCCAGGTCGGTCTTCAGAAAGCCGTTTCTGCTTCACATGCTCAGCTTGTTGAGGTATTACGAGAAATGGGCAAGCGCGTTCTACTTTTTCAGGAGGCACAGGGGAGTTTTGAAATCTTTCGTTTTTGTGGCAGGTGATATCGTAGCAATCAATGCGGCATTTTTTGCGGCATATGGCCTGAGAGGAGCGATCCAACCGTTTTTCACTAACAGTCTTTATCCCCTCGACTGGTACGCGTTCTTTATTGTTTTCTACAATCTTATATTTTTCATGATCTTTCTAGTGGGAGGGCTGTACAGGATAAGACGTGAAACGACTGGCACATCCGAGTTGTTCAAGGTCGTCCGATCGGTGCTTACCACCTTTGCCATATTGCTTGTGGCGACATATCTGACACGTATACGTATCTATTCAAGGGCTGTGTTACTTGGGCAGGCTGTGTTTACAATAGTTTTTGTTACCGGCATTCGGAATCTTTTCAGGTCCATTCAAGCGCATATGGTGAAAGCAAGTTTTGATCTGAAGAGGATATTGCTGATCGGTGACGACCAGGAAGTAGAGGAAATCGCGAAGCTTATCAGGGAGCGCCCCTCACTCGGGATGGATATTGTGGGACATGTCGGTGGAAGTGGGGAAGTCCTGGGAGATATTGACGATCTTGCTTCCATCGCAGAAAGATTCAGAATTCAGGAGATCGTAGTCATGCCTTCATGCTTTGAGGATGATTCGATCTCCGCAATTATACGAAATTCAGTCCAGGCAGTATTTTCGATCCGGATCGTGGCCCCTGTGGCAAGATTTATCGGTGGGACTGAACGTGTTGAAAAACTCGGTAGGTTTTATACCTTTCAGGTAGAGGGTGGCGCTCACCAGCTTATGCGTAGAGGCATAGCGAGAGTGATGGATGTGTCTGCCGGACTTCTATTTCTGCTTTCCGGCATATGCTACCCTTTCTGGTTGATGTATGGCAGAGCCAGTGGGAGATTGTCGTTCTTTTCAGAGCAGAGGACGGGGCCTGGACAAAAGACGTTGTCCTGGCCGAGAGTGGTCCGGCAGGGCGGAAGGGAAGCTTCTGATTTTCTCAAGCCATCTTTCGGTCTCAGGTTGCTTACCGGGAAACTGGCTCTGGTCGGGATGCCTTCTCTAGATCCAGGTAAGGCAGGCAGGCACATGATCGACACTGGTTTAAAGCCCGGGATCACGGGAAAATGGAGGTTCTCTGGCCCTGATGATCTTGAATCGATTCTGGAGGACGAAGTGCTGGAGGGACGATGGAGAACGACGACCGGATATTTCGAGATTCTTTTCGAGTCGTTCGGGTACATGTTGAAAGGAAAATACCCCCTGTGGTTCTTCAACAAGGAGATGGACAAGTGAAACGCTCGATCTTGATACTTGTTTTTATTTTGTTCGGGTTTACGGGCATCGTGTCCGGAGCCGCGGGGGACTGGAATATCTATCTTGATGCCAGTGCGATCGTCGACATCTCGATGGCTGGAGACAGCCTCTGGTGCGCGACGAATGGAGGAATCCTCCTCTTCGACCTCACTGATTCGACATTTACACAGCTTCTGGACGGCCTGCAGCTGAGATCAGGCAATATAAGCTCGGTCGCGATCGATATAAACGGGAGTGTCTGGGCCGGATTCCTGTCTCAGGGAATGGCGAGGATAGACGCCCCCGGAAT includes:
- a CDS encoding glycosyltransferase; this encodes MDLSIIIITYNSRVPVEKCLRSIAQNPPSCSYETIVIDNDSSDDTVEVVSNGFPDCRVITNEDNRGYSRGVNQGIDISGGEFALILNPDIEVLEGSLDRLIEFMRNHPEAGMAGAKLLYPDGTLQYSCRSFYTISTLFLRRTFLGKVFPRARALKDHLLLDYDHEKEREVDWLIGACLIVRSNALEKVGKMDERFFLYFEDTDWCFRMHQHDWQVWYVPSSVMTHSYERSSARSVFRKPFLLHMLSLLRYYEKWASAFYFFRRHRGVLKSFVFVAGDIVAINAAFFAAYGLRGAIQPFFTNSLYPLDWYAFFIVFYNLIFFMIFLVGGLYRIRRETTGTSELFKVVRSVLTTFAILLVATYLTRIRIYSRAVLLGQAVFTIVFVTGIRNLFRSIQAHMVKASFDLKRILLIGDDQEVEEIAKLIRERPSLGMDIVGHVGGSGEVLGDIDDLASIAERFRIQEIVVMPSCFEDDSISAIIRNSVQAVFSIRIVAPVARFIGGTERVEKLGRFYTFQVEGGAHQLMRRGIARVMDVSAGLLFLLSGICYPFWLMYGRASGRLSFFSEQRTGPGQKTLSWPRVVRQGGREASDFLKPSFGLRLLTGKLALVGMPSLDPGKAGRHMIDTGLKPGITGKWRFSGPDDLESILEDEVLEGRWRTTTGYFEILFESFGYMLKGKYPLWFFNKEMDK